In Euphorbia lathyris chromosome 2, ddEupLath1.1, whole genome shotgun sequence, the sequence gataccttatgtGACGTGACGCTGAGTTGACAGACTTAACGAATGACGTGTCATATTTTGTTAGTaattcctaaattgatattatgttgtaaacgttaagcctaaattaatgttatgttgtaaatgttaagcctatgttggtgctattttgaacgtggagcctaaattgacaTTTTTCCAAAAGCCTTATGCCTATTTTGATATCTTATCccaaaaaacaatgatatttattagggaaaagaacaaaaataaatcttaaggttacacctgttttcgatcggTACCCTTGTAGTTTAaacatttacaaaatggtacattgaggtttattccgttagcaaacaaacacataccaaattgactaacggtgttaaaattcaaagagaaaataattaattttgttcttatatttatttattttataaattaacctccttcttatctaattatcacaaacaaatcccaaaataaaaattaaaaatcaaatacaccatcttctccatctctctttaatttcttatttttttgggttaaggtgcaaaaatacccctaacgttttgggttaggagcaattttacccctaacgtctaaaatggtgcaattttacccctaacgttggaaaccaagagcaattttacccctaacgttaataaattgggtcaatttgagaaataattcatcaaactgtcttctcggtcatgaatcttgttatctacacttcatacatgtgtcattttatcagtaacaaatcacaaacatttgttaggatgtgaaaaaaataaaaaaatatactgtctttttgtacggattagacaaaaaaattcaaaaaatctaccgaatttataaatattaatctcaaattctattattaaattataaaaaacatgaaattcttttttttagaacgaattgttatggaattggtgcagaataatgaataaaaatttatgtgttttataatagtgtctaaaattgatccaatttatcaacgttaggggtaaaattgctcttggcttccaatgttaggggtaaaattgcaccattttagacgttaggggtaaaattgctcctagcccaaaacgttaggggtatttttgcaccttaaccctattttttttctttttcctctcccttctctctcctttttgttaatttctctctctaaattcaattgaatttcAAGGTGTTTGCtttgattgtattttttttagagaTGGAAATTTAATTGAAATTAAGGACTCATTTAGAGTTCTACATGATTTTCACTTTCTTCAAAttaacttattaaaaaaaaacaatggatCTTCTTATTTGATTCTTCTCAAacaatagatttcatgggaaatAGAACTGAATACCTCCAAAATTCGTCAGGAGGAACTTCCTGTTTCCAAAATATTTGCAACAAGTATTTTCTATTAGGAATATTTTTAGTGCTAACCAACACTTCCATCAAGAAGAAATCGTAGTATCATTAAAGTTCTGAATTATGTTAGAAATGGTCCTGTGTGGTATGTGGGGGATGGTACCTCTGTTTTCTTGGATTGCTAATAAGGTTTTGGTCAATCAAGTTCTCTCTTTTCCTGCTGATCATATCCATCTACAGGAAGGTAGCACGCAATGTTGCTGGTTTTGGTTTTTTGGCAGTGGGGTTTTTTGGAGACTTTGCTTCCTGCTGAATGTTGATATATATTATTGGGTGGGGCTATAGGCTTCTTGGTTGGCTGGGTTAAGTTAGCCACAGATGGTTCCTGTTGTCTCCCTTCTGGTCTTATTGGTGATTGGGTCTTATTAGAGATTTGAACTGTTGTTGGAAAACTGGCAGTTGCCAGAGTATTGGCTCTGTTTCTGCTCAACTTTGGACTATATTTACAGGTTTGCAATTAGCTCTTCAGCATGAGTACTCTAAAGTTGCGTTGGAATCTGATTCTTTCTAAGCTATTCAGTTTTTGAATGATAAGGTTGATATTGACGACTGATTAGAGTTGTTAAGAACCTATGTGCAGCTAACTGTCCGGTAAGCTATTGCTTGTGCTGATTTATTGGCTAATGTGGCTCATTCTTTTTAGTCGTGGTGCTGTAGTCTTTGCTGGTGCTCCTGAGGGTGCCATTAGTGGCTTGCATCTTCCTGATGACTATTCTGGTCTCTTTTCCAAAAACGTTACCAACCCTTGTAGGCTAGTCTAAGTTTTTTATTCCATATGTTTCTACGTTTCTTCTGttacaaaataataatgataataaaataaaataccaGTTTGGGGTTCATGTTAGAAAGGCCAATGAATGAAGAGTACCGATTTTTATGGTTATTGTTCACTGTTTCTTTCTGGAATGGTTTTGTTCTGTGAAATGGATATGCCCCCGTAGCTTGTGACAGCAAACGGAAAATGGTGAACTAACAAATTTACAGCGGCTAGAATACGAATGTTGTGTGATTATAGGAAACAACAAATTTAGTCCTATCATATGCAAACAAATAAACACAAGGTATCATCAAGTTTCTAACTCTTGAAACATGCTCAAAATACTGCATAACATTAATACTTTGAAATGACACAATTCTAGTTGAGAATTTAATGAAGTCTAAATGGTGATACAAGTTTAAACGCTTATCTCATTACGACAAAAAAAAGATAGTCTGAAAGAAAAAGACAAAATAAGTCGGGGAGGGCTAAGTTTGATCTGAATATGAAGTTCGGGTAACAAAATTTTAGGCAGCAGCTCCCTTGCCTTTCTTCTTCTGGAGCTTCTTCATGTAGAATTCCAGCTCTTTCCCCTCCAAGATATACCTGCCAAAACAAATGAGACAAACACATGAATGACCAATGCAAAACAGTAACTTCCCTTTTGCACTTGTAGATTTATGATCCCACGATGCGTAAATCTAAAACACCGCAAAACATTTGTGCCACCTCATAGCTTTGAACGAAGTCTAAAAAGAAAATTCATTATCCTGAACTGACCATCATTGCAGAACAAGAGCTCAAACATGGAACAAGGATGATTTTATTGTTCTACCCAAATAATCTCACTTGTAAACTAAAGAAGCGCTATTATAAAGAATGAGCACATGCAAGCAATTGGTGATGTCAAACATGCTTTTTTTTATGATCATTAAGCTTATATGTATATTGAAGGGGTTTATTTCATGTAGAGAGATTGATAGAGGAAGATAAATTGATTTATGTTCTAttacttttatattaatttattcagGACAAAATACACTATGCTTCAACCTTATATAGCAATGAAGCAAGGGGAGAGGAGAAGATACATACCCATCAGCACGACCGCATTGGCCAGGGCGTGATGAGATGCAAGCTAATAGACGACCACCACTAAATTGTTCCTCAATATGGGCATCAAGCTTGCGAGCCTGTTGTCTCTTTTCCAGCTTTCTCAAGACATGGTTGCTCTTCTTTGCTTCCTCAGTAGCAGCtacagcagcagcagcttcaCCTTCCTATCAAGAGAAGTAAAACAATACATGACAGTTAACAAATCATTTTCAAACATTTAACAATAGCAATTAAAATACTAGATATTCCAACTGAAAAGGTGTTACTTGAAAAGATATTCCATCAAGACATCATAATCTCTTAGAACACAAACTGAAACAGAAAAAGCACAACTAGCgcaataattttcttagctaccAAGACCACTCCTACTCATCTGAAAGAACACAGCACCCAGAAACTCTAATACGCAAGAAGACTCAGACTAATATTCAAGTAATTAGAAATATCTAAAATTCTGAGTCAAAAGCTCATTTAAAGAAAGATTAAAAAAGCACTTCTACAAAGAAGTACCCCAATAAATGCAATAATATGACTATCAAACTTGCATGCAGGAATACAATTATTCTTCATTTACAAAGCAGAGATAGTATACCTCTCCTTCCTTCTTGGCAACTGGGGTTTTCTTCTTACGACCAATGTCAACTCCATAGTGCTGAAGATACCACTGCTTGAAAGGTGCTGCATCAACTTGAACAATAGCACTCTTCACCAAAGTTTGAGTACGAACAAGCTCATTGTTAGATGCATTGTACACCACATCAAGAAGTCTTGTCTTCCTGGTAACAGCTTCACTCCCCCATGAGAAGTTTCCAGTATCAAGCCTCAATGCCCGCCACTTCACATTTCCACCTCTAACCCTAATTCTTCTCACTGTCTTGTTGCTAGACAGTTTTGTATTTGCAGGCTGCCTTCCGAGCTCATACCTTCAGGGgtaggaagaaaaaaaatattcacatacaaaaaactaaaatttgcaGGACAATATTATAAATTGCCCAAACTTTAGAACTAATAATAGCTCTCTATATtcaaactaaaagataacaTACAAATGTTGGCAATATAAACATGATAAAAATGTTCTGTGAAtttgaagaaaaacaaaacatatAACAACAAACCAAAGCAAAAGAGATGGCTATATAATCGGCTAACAGAGGAGCAACGAAGGACCCAAAAGAGAGCATATTCAATTAACTACACACATTGATCCTCCTAAGTTCATGAAAAACTATCCTCCTAACTAAATAGCTCAATAGGGTGACAGCAAGGAAACATTCAGATCCACTTCTTTACCTATTTACCGAGCTACTCAACTAAATGTAGTTTATATACACACTCAATCAAAACGATTATAttcgaaaaacataaaaaaggaAGGAATTGAAACTTTACTTTCTCTTCTTTCTCCATGCCTTCTTCTTGCCACCAGTGGCACGCCTCTTGTGCATAGAATCACGGGAGATACCTACAAACCCATTCCGAAAAAAATCACGTTAGCATCACTAGAATATAAGAGCAATCCGCTAGAACCCGCTAGAATATCATAGCACGAGAGAATAACAGATCCAAGAGAAGAATCGGAGAAGGAACTAAAGACAGTTGAGATTTACCCATGTTTGCAGAGTAAGGTTTCTAAACTTCTCTCTGCTTCCCGGTCTCCGCACCAGAAAACGGCTAGGGTTTTCAGAGAGAAGATATGACCAGGGTTTTTGGTTTATGTAGAAGCTCGGAGTCGATCACATCTGCGCTGAAGACCACAGCGTTAGACAATTACAGGCCTAATACGTCACCAGCTCCCTCAACTTgtcataatagtagattgactccctaaattttacaagtgtctcaccagttccctaaacttatttatttcatatcttcagctccctaaactagtccataaaattttattagcTCCATGAACTTTACAAgtatctcaccagctccctaaacttgcttattctctaacaacaaaatacaaaaaccataatagtAACTCGGGTTAAAATacaaaatacccctaatattttggatcaggagtaattttacctctaacgtctaaaaggatgaaattttacccctaacattagaagccaagagtaattttacctctaacattgataaattggattaatttgagaaataattcatcaaactgtcttatcGGTCATGGATcgtgtcatctacacttcacacgtgcgtcattttatcagtaacaaatcacaaac encodes:
- the LOC136219161 gene encoding small ribosomal subunit protein eS8-like, which codes for MGISRDSMHKRRATGGKKKAWRKKRKYELGRQPANTKLSSNKTVRRIRVRGGNVKWRALRLDTGNFSWGSEAVTRKTRLLDVVYNASNNELVRTQTLVKSAIVQVDAAPFKQWYLQHYGVDIGRKKKTPVAKKEGEEGEAAAAVAATEEAKKSNHVLRKLEKRQQARKLDAHIEEQFSGGRLLACISSRPGQCGRADGYILEGKELEFYMKKLQKKKGKGAAA